A DNA window from SAR324 cluster bacterium contains the following coding sequences:
- the amt gene encoding ammonium transporter, which produces MEFQAEMKYVLDTIWLLISGALVMWMAAGFAMLEAGMVRTKNVTAILTKNIALYSVACIAFYLIGYNLMYGEGNAVFGSGFALSGTSADGHSLLSDFFFQVVFVATAASIVSGTVAERVRFWPFMTFTLVLTAIIYPIQGHWTWGGTSLGGLIDGFSDFAGSTIVHSVGGWAALAGALLLGARKGKYDSQGNVHPIPASSLPMATLGTFVLWLGWFGFNGGSQLALGSKDDADAISAVIANTNIAACAGAVVAMILTQLLFKKVDLTMVLNGALAGLVSITAGPDYPSMGLAMLIGGIGGALVVFAVPFFDKMKIDDPVGALSVHLVAGIWGTLAVGLFKEDGSLGAQIMGIIVIGLFTFVSSAIIWYILKATMGIRVSEEEEYIGSDEEEFGMHSYPEFVSRSV; this is translated from the coding sequence ATGGAATTTCAAGCTGAGATGAAATATGTGTTGGATACAATCTGGCTGCTGATCAGTGGGGCACTGGTTATGTGGATGGCTGCTGGATTTGCAATGCTCGAAGCAGGAATGGTTCGCACAAAGAACGTAACTGCAATTCTGACTAAAAACATAGCACTTTATTCTGTAGCCTGTATCGCTTTCTACCTGATCGGTTACAACCTGATGTACGGTGAGGGCAACGCAGTCTTTGGATCTGGATTTGCTCTTTCTGGCACTTCTGCAGACGGTCACAGCCTACTCTCAGACTTCTTCTTCCAGGTTGTCTTCGTCGCTACCGCTGCCTCAATTGTCTCCGGTACGGTCGCCGAGCGGGTGCGCTTCTGGCCCTTCATGACCTTCACTCTCGTATTGACAGCGATTATCTATCCCATTCAGGGACACTGGACCTGGGGTGGGACCTCACTGGGTGGGCTCATCGACGGCTTCAGTGACTTTGCAGGCTCGACCATCGTTCACTCTGTTGGTGGATGGGCCGCTCTTGCAGGTGCTCTGCTCCTTGGCGCTCGCAAGGGCAAGTACGACAGCCAGGGCAATGTTCATCCAATCCCTGCATCCAGCTTACCGATGGCAACGCTTGGGACTTTTGTGCTCTGGCTTGGTTGGTTCGGCTTCAACGGCGGATCCCAGCTGGCACTGGGTTCCAAGGATGATGCTGATGCGATTTCTGCGGTCATCGCCAACACAAACATCGCGGCCTGCGCTGGAGCTGTTGTCGCCATGATTCTGACGCAGCTTCTCTTTAAGAAAGTAGATTTGACGATGGTATTGAATGGTGCACTGGCAGGCTTGGTCTCCATCACAGCAGGACCAGATTATCCCTCGATGGGTCTGGCGATGCTGATCGGTGGAATCGGTGGTGCGTTGGTTGTCTTCGCAGTGCCTTTCTTCGACAAAATGAAGATTGATGATCCCGTAGGTGCTCTTTCGGTTCACCTAGTTGCTGGAATCTGGGGTACGCTGGCCGTTGGCCTCTTCAAGGAAGATGGCTCCTTAGGTGCCCAGATCATGGGCATCATCGTGATTGGACTCTTTACTTTCGTCTCCAGCGCCATCATCTGGTACATTCTCAAGGCGACTATGGGTATCCGCGTCTCTGAGGAAGAGGAGTATATCGGCTCTGATGAGGAAGAGTTTGGTATGCACAGCTACCCCGAATTTGTCTCCCGCTCGGTTTAA
- a CDS encoding TrpB-like pyridoxal phosphate-dependent enzyme yields the protein MSSDSIKYLLSEDRIPRDWYNLIADLPSPPPPVLHPGTHQPVGPDDLAPLFPMSLILQEVASERTIEIPNPVRDIYRQWRPTPLYRARRLEQVLDTPARIYYKYEGVSPAGSHKPNTAVAQAFYNKEAGVKRITTETGAGQWGSSLAFAGALFDLEIEVFMVKVSFQQKPYRRALMESYGATCTASPSDKTRSGCKILEDNPDSTGSLGIAISEAVEMAAQREDTKYALGSVLNHVLMHQTVVGQEAIEQMEMADAYPDVIVGCTGGGSNFAGIVFPFLGQKLRGGKDVRIVAVEPAACPSLTKGRYAYDFGDTGHLTPLTKMHTLGSTFIPPGFHAGGLRYHGMAPLVSHIKELGLIEATAYAQLDCFEAGVEFARAEGIIPAPEANHAVKGAIVEALRCKAEGKSEAILFNLCGHGHFDMQAYTDYFAGKLQDTGYSEEELAMALAGLPSVENTIGA from the coding sequence ATGAGCAGCGATTCGATCAAGTACTTGTTGTCTGAAGACCGTATTCCCCGCGATTGGTATAATCTGATCGCTGACTTACCTTCTCCACCACCTCCAGTATTGCATCCAGGTACCCACCAGCCAGTTGGGCCAGACGATCTGGCACCTCTCTTTCCGATGTCTTTGATCCTGCAGGAAGTTGCCTCGGAACGGACGATTGAGATCCCCAATCCGGTCCGAGATATTTACCGACAATGGCGACCTACTCCGCTGTATCGAGCCCGGCGCCTAGAGCAGGTCCTCGATACACCGGCACGGATCTATTACAAGTATGAAGGTGTCAGCCCGGCTGGAAGCCATAAGCCAAACACTGCAGTGGCTCAGGCCTTCTATAACAAGGAAGCGGGTGTCAAGCGCATCACGACGGAGACTGGAGCAGGACAATGGGGTTCTTCATTAGCTTTTGCAGGAGCCTTGTTTGATTTGGAGATTGAGGTCTTCATGGTCAAGGTGAGTTTTCAGCAGAAGCCTTACCGTCGAGCGCTGATGGAGTCCTATGGTGCAACCTGTACAGCGTCTCCTTCGGACAAGACAAGGTCTGGATGCAAGATTCTTGAAGACAACCCCGATTCAACAGGCAGCCTGGGCATTGCAATCTCGGAGGCTGTAGAAATGGCTGCTCAACGAGAGGACACGAAGTATGCTCTGGGAAGTGTTCTCAATCACGTATTGATGCATCAAACCGTAGTAGGACAGGAAGCGATTGAACAGATGGAGATGGCAGATGCCTATCCAGATGTGATCGTTGGCTGTACCGGTGGTGGTTCCAATTTCGCGGGTATTGTCTTCCCTTTCCTTGGCCAGAAACTGAGGGGTGGAAAAGATGTAAGGATCGTTGCGGTGGAACCGGCTGCGTGCCCTTCACTGACCAAGGGCCGCTATGCCTACGACTTTGGAGATACCGGTCACCTGACTCCTTTGACAAAAATGCACACTTTGGGTTCGACTTTTATACCTCCAGGCTTCCACGCAGGTGGATTGCGCTATCATGGTATGGCTCCACTCGTCAGTCACATCAAGGAACTTGGGTTGATTGAGGCCACGGCCTATGCACAGTTGGATTGTTTTGAAGCGGGTGTCGAGTTTGCCCGAGCAGAAGGGATCATTCCAGCTCCTGAGGCCAATCACGCGGTCAAAGGTGCAATTGTTGAGGCACTACGCTGCAAGGCAGAGGGAAAGAGCGAAGCGATTCTCTTCAATCTCTGTGGACACGGTCACTTCGATATGCAGGCCTATACCGATTACTTTGCTGGAAAGCTCCAAGACACGGGCTATTCGGAAGAAGAACTGGCGATGGCCTTGGCTGGTTTACCTTCTGTTGAGAATACGATTGGAGCCTGA
- the lysS gene encoding lysine--tRNA ligase yields the protein MQPDSTADSRSIRLEKLQQLRDQGASPYPYSFQSTHTIQELRDQADTLLTAATSVSLAGRLMAVRGKGKVIFANIQAAHERLQVYVRKDEVGEESFEVFNLCDLGDFLGLQGVMMCTQTGELTLRANRLEVLSKAIRSMPVPKVKEVAGERVVYDEVKDKEFRYRQRYVDLALNADVAQVFRQRSLIFQTVRTYLLEQQFLEVETPTLQSVYGGANATPFVTQHKALGIDFYLRISNELFLKRLVIGGFDRVFEFIKNFRNEGIDRTHNPEFSALEFYQAYADYHDMMRHCESIFERCALAVHGSTQFEFEGTTIDVKAPWPRLTMLEAIEQFAGISFTTLSDEEVWSLLTAKGWHLDGSFSRGRAMQLIFEESCESQLVQPTFITDYPQESSPLCKQHRQNPELIERFEAYVMGWEVANAYSELNDPIRQRQLMEEQVERGRGGEAETHPLDEDFLRAMEYGMPPMGGIGIGMDRMVMLLTGQNNIRDVILFPTLRPEQFGE from the coding sequence ATGCAACCCGACTCAACCGCAGACAGCCGCAGTATTCGTCTGGAAAAACTGCAACAGCTACGTGATCAGGGTGCTTCACCCTATCCCTATTCCTTCCAGAGCACTCATACGATCCAGGAGCTACGTGATCAGGCAGATACATTGCTGACAGCCGCAACGTCAGTATCACTCGCAGGCCGCTTAATGGCTGTGCGTGGTAAGGGCAAGGTGATCTTTGCCAACATTCAGGCAGCCCATGAGCGGCTTCAGGTCTATGTGCGCAAAGATGAGGTTGGTGAAGAGTCCTTCGAAGTTTTCAACCTTTGTGACTTAGGAGATTTTCTTGGTTTGCAGGGGGTGATGATGTGCACGCAGACAGGAGAGCTGACACTCCGTGCGAATCGCTTGGAAGTGTTGTCAAAGGCGATTCGATCAATGCCGGTTCCCAAGGTCAAGGAGGTAGCAGGTGAACGCGTTGTCTATGATGAGGTCAAGGACAAAGAATTCCGCTATCGCCAGCGCTATGTCGATTTAGCCCTCAATGCTGATGTAGCTCAGGTCTTCCGACAGCGCTCACTGATCTTCCAGACAGTACGAACCTATTTGCTGGAGCAGCAATTTCTTGAAGTTGAAACCCCAACATTGCAGTCAGTCTACGGTGGTGCAAACGCGACTCCCTTTGTGACTCAGCACAAGGCCCTAGGGATCGATTTTTACCTGCGGATTTCAAATGAATTGTTCCTAAAACGCCTGGTGATCGGGGGTTTTGATCGAGTATTTGAGTTCATCAAGAATTTCCGCAACGAGGGCATCGACCGCACGCACAATCCCGAATTTTCAGCCCTGGAATTTTACCAGGCCTATGCGGACTACCATGACATGATGCGCCACTGTGAGAGCATCTTCGAACGCTGTGCTTTAGCAGTTCATGGTTCTACGCAGTTTGAATTTGAGGGAACAACGATCGATGTTAAGGCACCGTGGCCTCGGTTGACGATGTTGGAAGCAATCGAGCAGTTTGCTGGAATCTCCTTCACGACACTCAGTGATGAAGAAGTGTGGTCATTGTTAACTGCCAAGGGCTGGCATTTGGATGGAAGCTTCAGTCGTGGTCGTGCCATGCAGTTAATTTTTGAGGAAAGCTGTGAGTCCCAGTTAGTCCAGCCCACTTTCATCACGGATTATCCACAGGAATCCAGCCCACTTTGTAAGCAACATCGGCAGAATCCAGAATTGATTGAGAGATTTGAGGCCTATGTGATGGGTTGGGAGGTCGCGAACGCCTACTCGGAATTGAACGATCCAATCCGTCAAAGGCAGTTGATGGAAGAGCAGGTGGAGCGGGGCCGAGGTGGAGAAGCAGAAACCCATCCGCTGGATGAGGACTTTTTACGAGCGATGGAATACGGGATGCCTCCGATGGGTGGGATTGGTATCGGCATGGACCGGATGGTCATGCTACTGACCGGACAGAACAACATCCGTGACGTGATCCTCTTCCCAACCCTACGTCCCGAACAATTTGGGGAATGA
- the hisI gene encoding phosphoribosyl-AMP cyclohydrolase, which translates to MHLDEGLDFQPDFAKLNGLMPVVVQDAQSQEVLMLAYANQEALSLTQKTGLAHYYSRSRDQLWQKGESSGHIQKICEIRIDCDQDTLLYLVEQQGPACHTGRQNCFYRKVVGPQLEWSTEAGLSGETN; encoded by the coding sequence ATGCACTTGGACGAGGGTCTTGATTTTCAGCCAGATTTTGCCAAGTTGAACGGCTTGATGCCTGTGGTGGTTCAGGATGCCCAGTCTCAAGAAGTTCTGATGCTGGCCTATGCGAATCAAGAGGCCCTGTCACTCACACAAAAAACGGGGCTGGCTCACTACTATTCTCGTTCTCGTGATCAGCTTTGGCAAAAGGGAGAGTCATCGGGACACATTCAAAAAATTTGTGAGATCCGGATTGACTGTGATCAGGATACGCTGCTGTACCTAGTGGAGCAGCAGGGTCCAGCTTGCCACACAGGGAGGCAAAATTGCTTCTATCGCAAGGTGGTCGGTCCGCAGTTGGAGTGGTCTACAGAAGCAGGGTTGAGCGGAGAGACGAACTAA